A stretch of the Dioscorea cayenensis subsp. rotundata cultivar TDr96_F1 chromosome 4, TDr96_F1_v2_PseudoChromosome.rev07_lg8_w22 25.fasta, whole genome shotgun sequence genome encodes the following:
- the LOC120259505 gene encoding probable lysophospholipase BODYGUARD 1, which translates to MATLVMALRLIGRLVNDVVSFVIFSALDVLDVFLCFVYKLADYALEAEWRPCYCSNSPKDMITSSGKILVSENGGSKVVFLCSSKLQLDDISDTLYFRPSLASEISRSTVRELRRHKAERGTTFTINSTIIEMLQEKIGGRQAKLSTCWSDCDCKTCSGWSSPGVPPRDTLFVRAEGATAPVEDVLFIHGFISSSELWTETVFPNFSEEARSKYRFIAIDLLGFGRSPKPGDSLYTLREHVDMIERSVLEPFKVGSFHIVAHSLGSILAIALAVKYPGAVKSLTLIAPPYFPVPKGEQGTQYVLRRVAPRRVWPMMAFGSSVACWYEHISRTICLLICKNHRVWEFIFKLVTRNRFRTFLMDGFFCHTHNAAWHTLHNIICGSGGKLDGYLDTVRDQLNCEVTVFHGSADVLLPVECSHAVKSKIPRANVKVVQDKDHITILVGREKTFARELEAIWRKTQTMKLKEL; encoded by the exons ATGGCGACACTTGTAATGGCTTTGAGACTCATTGGAAGGTTGGTGAACGATGTGGTGAGTTTCGTCATATTCTCAGCGTTGGACGTTCTGGACGTGTTCCTCTGTTTTGTTTACAAGCTGGCAGATTACGCATTGGAAGCCGAATGGAGGCCCTGTTACTGCTCCAACTCCCCTAAAGACATGATCACAAGCAGTGGTAAGATTCTTGTCTCCGAGAACGGTGGTTCCAAAGTTGTCTTCCTCTGTTCCAGCAAGCTTCAACTGGATGACATCTCCGACACGCTCTATTTCCGTCCATCACTCGCGTCCGAGATCTCCAGGTCGACTGTTCGAGAGCTCCGCAGGCACAAGGCCGAGCGTGGCACCACATTCACGATCAACTCCACGATCATCGAGATGCTACAAGAGAAAATAGGTGGACGGCAAGCCAAATTGTCTACATGTTGGTCTGACTGTGACTGCAAGACGTGCAGTGGTTGGAGTTCTCCGGGCGTGCCCCCTCGTGACACCCTCTTCGTGCGCGCAGAAGGCGCTACGGCACCGGTCGAGGACGTGCTCTTCATTCACGGGTTCATCTCGTCTTCTGAGCTCTGGACCGAGACAGTGTTCCCAAACTTCTCCGAGGAAGCCAGGTCCAAGTATCGTTTCATCGCCATTGATTTGTTGGGCTTCGGGCGCAGCCCGAAACCAGGGGATTCTCTATACACGCTACGCGAGCACGTTGACATGATCGAGCGTTCCGTGCTGGAGCCGTTTAAAGTTGGATCTTTCCACATCGTGGCCCATTCTCTCGGTTCCATCCTTGCTATTGCCCTTGCTGTTAAGTACCCTGGTGCTGTCAAATCTCTCACCTTGATTGCTCCG CCGTACTTTCCAGTGCCGAAAGGGGAACAAGGGACGCAGTACGTGCTGAGAAGGGTGGCGCCGAGGAGAGTGTGGCCGATGATGGCGTTTGGGTCATCAGTGGCATGCTGGTACGAGCATATAAGTCGCACTATTTGCTTGCTCATTTGCAAGAACCACCGGGTTTGGGAGTTCATCTTCAAGTTGGTCACGCGCAACCG GTTCCGGACCTTCTTGATGGATGGTTTCTTTTGTCACACCCACAACGCTGCATGGCACACGCTACACAACATCATTTGTGGCAGTGGAGGCAAGTTAGACGGCTATCTTGACACAGTTAGGGACCAGCTCAACTGCGAAGTAACCGTGTTTCATGGCAGCGCCGATGTGCTCCTTCCGGTCGAGTGTAGCCACGCTGTCAAGTCCAAGATCCCAAGAGCAAATGTGAAGGTGGTCCAAGATAAGGATCACATTACTATCCTTGTGGGAAGGGAGAAGACTTTTGCTAGAGAACTAGAGGCCATTTGGAGGAAAACTCAAACtatgaaattaaaagaattatag